DNA from Mycobacterium bourgelatii:
CAAGGGCTTTCGCCAACGAGTCGGACGCCGGACCACGCACCGGTTCGGGCAGGCCGACCAGCGCTCCCGCGACGTGATGGTGGTAGCTGCTGGCGAGTATCGAACCGGCCAAGGCGATGCCCATCGCGCCGCCGACCTCCCGGGTGGCGTCGTTGACCGCGGACGCGACACCCTGCTTCTGGTCGGGCGCTGCGGTCATGATCGCCGATGTTGTTGGCGCCGTGCATAATCCGAAACCGGTACTGATCACCAGCAGCGGCCAGCACACCTCGAGATACGACGAGTCGGCCGTCAGCGTGCGCATGCACAAGAAGCCGGCCGCAACCAGCACCATGCTGGCGAACACCACCGTCCGCAGCCCGAGTTTCGGCAGGTACCACGATGACAGCGCGGAAAGGCTCAGCAGCGGGATCGCCATGGGACTCAACGCAACTGCCGCGGCAAGCGCCGAGTAGCCGAGCACCTGCTGCAGGTACTGCGTGACGAGAAAGAACAACGCGAACGTGGCCAGATAGACCACGGTGATGACCGCGGAGCCGGTGCCAAAGTACGGGTCGCGGAACAGGCGGATGTCCAGTAGCGGATGGCGGCGGCGAAGCTCGATGACGCCGAAAACCACCGCGAGCACCACTCCCCCGACGAGGCAGGCGAGCACGCGCGGGTCGGCCCAGCCGTGGGCGGGCGCCTCTAGGATGCCGAACACGAACACCGCGAGCGCCGCCCCAATTGTTGCGGCGCCGGGCACGTCCAGTCGTGGCGCCGTGCTGTCGCGCGACTCGGCAATCGTCAGGGTCAGCAACAACAGCACCAATCCGGCGATCGAGAGCGTCCAGAAAATCGACCTCCAGTCGAAGACCTCAATCAGCAAACCGGTGCCGACCAGGCCGAACACGCCTCCAGACCCCGCGACCCCGGCCCACACCCCGACCGCCTTCGTGCGCTCGGCGGGCGGGTACGCGGCCGTCAACAACGACAACGTCGCGGGCATGACGAACGCCGCACCCGCGCCCGCCATCGCTCGGGCGGCAATGATCTGGCTGGGGCTGTCCAGGAGCAGCGGCGCCGCCGAAGCGACCGAGAATATGGCGAGGCCGACGAGCAGCGCGCTGCGGCGCCCGTATCGGTCGCCGATGGCACCGGCCGGCAACACCAAGCACGCCAGCAGCAGGGTGTAGCTATCGACGATCCAGGTCAGCTGGGTCTGAGTCGCCGATGTCGCTGCGGCGATGCCGCTCAGCGCCGTATTCAGGGCGACCATCGAGGCGATGACGAGGGCCACCCCGGCGCAAGCAATGAACAGAGTCCAGCCTCGGCGCGCCGCGGACCCGTGCGCAAAGGTGTCGGTGGTCGACTGTTCGAAACGCTTGGCAGCCCTGACCGCGATACCGGGCATCGACCCTCCCCTTGGCGCTACCGAGGAACCAAACGAGACTATCGGTCTCGGAGCGAGACTAACAGTCCTGATACCCGTCAGACTCCGAGGGAAAACGTGATCGATCCGCGGGCCGCGAGGCCTTGACGACGACTTCAGTTGGCCGGCGCCGGGACCGCCGACATCTGCAGGATCGCGCTAGCCCAGGGCGTGTCGGGCTCCCGCGAGTCGATGTAGCGCCGCACCCCTTCGTTGCCCAGCATCGCCGATCCGGCCTGCTCCATGTATTGGCGCATTTCGGCGAGGTCGAGCAGGATCAGTTCGTCCTCTCCGCGCCAGCCGAAGGCGATTTGCAGGACGCGTGCGGACAACCCAAGGGACTCGGCCAGCGCGCTCAACTCGGCATAGTTGGGGAAGTCGTCCGCGTCCTTCCGACGGGAGTAGGTCGCTTTTGCCAAGTTCAGGGCGGAACCGATTTCACTGTCTGGAACATCGCGGTTCAGCAGCCACTCAAGAACACGTGCCAGATCCTTACCAGCACGATTCCGACGTGACATTCCACACACAGTAGTTGGCAAGCATCTAACAGTCAATCATGCCGATCTTGATCAACAGAACGCGTGTTGCGCATCACGGCTTCATTTTAGGAACCAAAGAACTAAAATTCTGACCTGGAGGATTCAAACGGCACGCAGGGACGCATGAAGGAGCCCCGACCCGAGCGGATCCGGCCACCAGGAGACGCCATGACGCACCCACCACATTCAGCCACTCGGTCGCTCTCGAGCCTGGTGATCAGCGCCGCGACAGCGGCGGCGTTGGGAGCGGCGACCCTGACGGCAGGTAATGCGCGCGCTGAGGTAACCAATGCTTCCTACGAACTCGGCTACTCGCACGCCGTCGCCGAAGTTCAAGACACCGCCGCCCATATGCGGGCGGAGGGTTTCGATCTGGCCGACATCGTCATCTCCAGACGCATTCCGGCGTGGTGCGCCAGGGAGGCGGCGGAAGTGCAGGGGCTGGGATTGGACAGGGCGGACTTCTTCCGCGGCTGCACGGACGGCATGATGACCATGGTCGAAATCGGCGTCGCGTACTGAGATTCGCGTTCAGCCACCCGTGCGGGTGAATGTCATCTGGTAGTCGCCACCCTTGCACGCGCTACCGGTCTCATCTTTGAAGCCGGAGCCTTTGAGCTCCGTGATCGGGTCCGCATGCGGTTCGGGAAGCGGGAAGGTTCCGGTGATTTTGACATGGGACGTTCCGCCGGCCGGGCATGATGCGTCGTACTCGTCATCTCTCGTCCAGACATTGTTGGCGAATTGCAGCAGCTGAGTCCCTTCTCCGCCACTCCTGACGAACCGACTCAAGCAACGTTCGCCGGAACGTACGCAGATGGTGTCGACGGTGTAGTCCGCCTCCTGCGGCCGAGGCGCTGACGGGCCGGTATAGGTCGTCAGCAAATGGTAATTGCCGTGCAGTCCTTGCGCCGGGGACACCACACGGGGCGGCTGGTCGTCCGGATTGCCCAGGCTGGCCACACCGGCGTCGCCAGTGCGGGTGAACGTCACCTTTCGCTTGCTGTAGCAGTCCAGCGAATCCGTTATCCATTCGCCTTCCAACTTGCCGTCAGCCCGTGGTTGCAGCCAGACGTAGTTCCATTTCTCTATCGCCTTGTTGTTGCAGGTCCCGCCCTCCAGGACGATCGCGATCCAGCGTCCTCGTACGTCGTCGAAGGTCAGATTGGGTGTGTGGTTGTAGCCCCCACCCTTTCTCGATGCGGTGGCGACGCACCCCGCGTGGTTGCACGATGAGCGGACCACCCACGTCTCTTTACTCGGGGGATCGGAGTTGGGCACTTCCTTCCCGGACAACGAGAGCTTCGGGCCGAAGTCAGCCGCGTAAAGACCGGTGAATGTTCCGGCATTCTGGTTC
Protein-coding regions in this window:
- a CDS encoding MFS transporter, coding for MPGIAVRAAKRFEQSTTDTFAHGSAARRGWTLFIACAGVALVIASMVALNTALSGIAAATSATQTQLTWIVDSYTLLLACLVLPAGAIGDRYGRRSALLVGLAIFSVASAAPLLLDSPSQIIAARAMAGAGAAFVMPATLSLLTAAYPPAERTKAVGVWAGVAGSGGVFGLVGTGLLIEVFDWRSIFWTLSIAGLVLLLLTLTIAESRDSTAPRLDVPGAATIGAALAVFVFGILEAPAHGWADPRVLACLVGGVVLAVVFGVIELRRRHPLLDIRLFRDPYFGTGSAVITVVYLATFALFFLVTQYLQQVLGYSALAAAVALSPMAIPLLSLSALSSWYLPKLGLRTVVFASMVLVAAGFLCMRTLTADSSYLEVCWPLLVISTGFGLCTAPTTSAIMTAAPDQKQGVASAVNDATREVGGAMGIALAGSILASSYHHHVAGALVGLPEPVRGPASDSLAKALAVAHQLGPDGLQLAERSKEAFVAATNNSYLVMAVIVAVASVFVTILAPGRDGEQLDLVRRRRGRGASGAKSVAGPGNTIPPVSQDESVGTARG